TAAATTTAATATTGTTTATTTCTGTTTTTAAAGTAATAACAATTTTAATAAAACAATCTAGAACATAAATAAAAAAATGTAGATAAAAACCTACATTTTTTTATTTATTAAACTATTTATTTTGAATTGCACTTATTCCTGGTAATTCCTTACCTTCCATGTATTCTAATGATGCTCCCCCACCAGTAGAAATTCATGAGAATTCTTCTTTAAATCCTAATTTAATTGCAGCAGCAGCAGAATCACCACCACCAATTAAAGTAAATCCACCATCAGCTTTACGTTTAGCAGCAGCTTCACAAACAGCAACAGTACCTGCTTTAAAATTTTCAAATTCACTAACTCCCATTGGCCCATTTCAAACAACAGTTTTAGCATTAGCTAAAGCTTTTTGATACATTTCAATTGTTTTAGGCCCAATGTCTAGTCCCATCATTCCTGCAGGAACATTTTCACCGCACAATGTAGGTTCAACATCTGCATATTCAGGAGCACATAAACTATCAACTGGTAAAATAATTTTTCCATTTGCTTTTTCTAAATATTCTTTTGCTAATTCAACTTTATCAGCTTCAAGTAAAGAGTTTCCAATTTCTAATCCCATTGCTTTGTGGAATGTATATGTCATACCTCCACCAATTAAGATTTTATCTACTTTTGATAATAGATTATCGATAACCCCAATTTTGTCAGAAACTTTTGCTCCACCTAAAATTGCAACGAATGGTCTTTCAGGAGCATCGATTCCTTTTCCTAACATTTCAATTTCACTTTGAACTAAAAATCCTAAAGCTGATTCTGAAATATTTGATGCAATTCCTACATTAGAAGCGTGAGCACGGTGTGCTGTTCCAAATGCATCATTAATAAAAATTTCACCTAAGCTAGCTCAGTATTTTCCTAATTCAGGAGCATTTTTTGATTCTGCTTTAACAACTTCACCATTTTTAACATCTTCAAAACGAGTATTTTCAAATAATAAAACTTGTTTGTCAGATAATGCATTGATAGCATTTTCTAATTCTATTCCTCTTGTTTGGTTTACAAATTGAACACTTTGTCCTAAAACTTCTTCTAATCTTTTTGCAACTGGTGCTAATGATTTAGTTTTTTTATCATCTTCACTTTTAATTCTTGATAAGTGTGAAAATAAAATTACTTTAGCATCATTTTCAATTAAATATTTAATAGTAGGTAATGCAGCTTGAATACGGTTGTCATCTGTAATAACCCCATCTTTTAACGGAACGTTAAAATCAACACGAACTAAAACTTTTTTACCTTTTACATTAATATCTTTCAATGTTTTTTTTGTATTGTAATTCATTTCATTCTCCTATTTTTTTCTCTTACATTATATATTTTAACTCTTTTATAAATTTATTTATAGATTAAACAAAAAAAATACCCTAAGGTATTTTTAGAATTAATTATAATTATAATCCCATGAAGTAAACTGTTGTTCTTACTAATTGTGAAACGTATGATGATTCATTATCATATCATGCACAAACAGTAACTAATTGTTCACCATTAACTTCAGTAATTTTTGTTAATGTTGCATCGAATATTGAACCGAATGATGATCCGATTGTATCTCCTGAAACGATTTGTTGTGTGTTGAATTTTAGTGCTTTTGATAAGTCAGCGTCACCTTTAATTCTTGCTTCAACTTTAGCATTAATTTCTTCAACAGTTGTTTTTTTACTTAATTGTAAAGTTACATCAGTAATTGACCCTGTAATTGTTGGAACACGTAATGCATATCCATCTAATTTACCTTTTAAGTTTGGCAATACTAATGAAACAGCTTTAGCAGCTCCAGTAGTTGAAGGAACAATATTTCATGCTGCTGCACGACCTCTTCTTAAGTCTCCATGAGGTAAGTCTAATAATTTTTGGTCATTAGTTACGGCGTGAACTGTAACCATTTTTCCTTTAACAATTCCAAATTCTTCATCAATAATTTTAGCTACTGGTGATAAACAGTTTGTTGTACATGATGCTCCTGAAATAATAACGTCTTCAGAAGTTAAGTTTTTGTGGTTAACTCCGTAAACTATTGTTTTCATTTCTCCTGTAGCAGGTGCTGAAATAATAACTTTTTTTGCTCCTGCTGTTAAGTGTGCTGATGCTTTCTCTTTATCTGTGTAGAAACCTGTTGATTCGATTACTAAATCGATCCCTAATTTTCCTCAAGGTAAGTCTGCTGCATTTCTTTCAGCAAAGATTTTAACTTCTTTTCCATCAACAATAATTGAGTTTTCTGTGTAAGAAATTTTTCCTTCTTGGAATTTACCTTGTGCTGAATCAAATTCTAATAAGTAAGCTAATGTTTTTGTGTCTGTTAAATCGTTAACAGCAACGATTTCAACTCCTTGGTTGAATAATTGTCTAAATGTTAAACGTCCGATTCTTCCGAATCCGTTAATTGCAACTTTTTTTGACATATATTTTATCCTCTCTTGTTATCTATACATAAATAATTTTACACTCTTAATTAAAAAAGAACAATTTTTTCAAACATTTTTTTAAAACCTATTGTCTTTTTGTTTCTGTTCCAGAAAGTGCATAAAATGAAGTTAAAGTCGATATTCTTTCCTTTAATCTAGCTATTTTTTTTACTTCCAAATCTTTTGGTTGTTTTTCAATTAAATAAACTTTGTTTAACTCTTCTTTTGTAAAGTTAGAAGAAATAAAAGTTAGTTTTTTTCTATTCATTCTATAATTTAAAATTCCAAATCATAAATTATCTCTAGTTCATAGTGATGTCATTTCACCAGCAAAATCATCAATAAATAAAATATCACATTTTTTCATTTGATCCATATATTTAACATTTCCAAAACCATTATTACTAAATTGTTCTTTGTATTTTTCTATAAGTTCTGCTGCTGTGCAAAAGAAAACTTTTTGTTCTCTTTTAGCTGCTTCATTTGCCAAAGTTTTCATGATGGTTGTTTTTCCAATGCCTGGATTTCCGTAAATATATACACCTTTTATATTTTCACGATCAATATTATTTTTAACTTCAATGTATCTCAAAATTTGTTTTCCTGCATTATTTATTAACAAATCTCGTTCTTTGATCTCTTCATCAGTAAAAAATCCTTCTGTTTTTAAACCATTAATGTAATCTTTAATTGTTTTTGGATATTCATCAACACTAAAATCCTTGTAAATGTAATTATTTTTAATATTTTGATTTCTATTTTCATATTCAAAATGTAAACAATGTGATGAACTTAAATAAAAGTTTGAATTTTTATATGTAAGATTCAGTTGTCTTCCTCTTATTCGCTGATTACATTTTTTTAAAGGTCCTTTTTCACATTCTGTATAATCCATTATAAATTCAAGCAGACTAATAAAATTATTTTGTAAAACTTCATCTGTTATTGGATTATCAGAATCAGCATTTTGATTTATTAAATTTTGAATAACTTTATTTTCTTTTAAAACTTGAATATTCATGTTTATACCTACCATTCTATATTTATGTTTGCTTCCATTATAAACTCATTTTTCTGTTCTTTAAAAATACTTTTTGTTCTTTCAACATTATTCTCAAAACCTTTTACTTGCTTTTTACTTGCTTTTTTTAAGTATGTGTACAACTCTTTTGTTGTTGTTATTTGCTTTTCTTTTATACTTTCAATTATTTTAACAACATAGTTATATATAAATCTTTTATTATTTTTTAAGTAAGAATAGCTTATTAAGCAATTTAATATTCCATCCGATAAATTATATTTTACTTTTAAAGAGTTTATAATTTCACTAATTTTGTCGTCTGCTTCAATTCCCATGCACTGAAAGTAAAAACTTGTTCACTCAGTTGAATTAAAGCTATTTATAATATTTAAATCACTTTCACTCAGTTCTATATTTGCTTTGTTTAATGTTTGTTCTTTTAAAATTGCTTTAAAGTCTTTACTCAAACTTATTCAATTAATTTCATTTAAAGATTTTCTGTAATTTTCTTTCATTAATTCAAATATAAATTCTTCATTAAATTCTTTTTGCATTAACAGAGCATCTAGATTTGATTTAACACTCTCATTAATTTCAATCATAACTCCTGATTTATATAGCATACGTTGTAAATCATCTAAATTTAAATTTTGATCACACAAATAAATTTCTTTTCTTGCTGTTTCAACAATTGAATCTAAATCTACAAAGTCAAAATCATTATCATCATTATTTTCAAATAAATCTTCAATCTCATAATCCAAATCATTAATTTTGAATTCTTTATTTTTAAATTGAATATTTGCTAGTTCAAAATTTTCTTCACCTATTTTTCTTAATAATCAGTTTTTAATTGTTTCATTTTGAAAAAATTGGGATGGAGACAAAGGTGAAGATATTACAATAACCATATTTCCACTTTTTTTAGATTTCAAACATCTAATTAATTTTAGTTTTGTTAATTTGCCCAAATTTTTCTTTAATTGTTTTTCTGATGAAGAAGTCATTAAAGCTATTCTTTCTAAAGTAAATGGGGAAGAATTTAATTTTTTGCTTCAATTGCTCTCCATAATTAGAGTATTATAGAGTCCAATTGCTGAAGCTCCAATAATAGGTTGGTATAAGTTAAAAAGGACTTCATGATCTTCTTTGGCAAGTTCTTTATTTCAATAAATTAAGTATTTGCGATTTAAAATATTCATGTTTATACCTCCTGTGTACAAATATAAATATAAAATAAAAAAACTTTAAATAAAATAAAATAAGTATGGACTTTTTTTTATATTTTTGTAGTGTTTATAAGCAATAAAAAAACCTATATTAAAAAATAGGTTTAATACTACTTTTCCACATTTCCACAACAAGTTATCTTTGACATTCAGGGCAATAAAAAGTACCCCTACCTGCAACTTGTTTTTTCGCAATTAATGTACCACATTTAAAACATGGTTCATCTTTTCTTAAATGTACTTTTAGTTCATGTTGAAATTGTCCTGTTTCTCCATTACCAGATTTATAACTATGAATTGAAGTGCCTTTTAGCTTAATTGATTTTTCTAGTATTTTATTAGAGTATTTTATAACTGAGCTTAGTTCTTCATCTGATAGTGTTTTTGTAGCTCTTTCTGGATTTATCTTAGATGCAAATAAAATTTCATTTGCATAGATATTTCCAATTCCACATAAAACAGTTTGATCTAATATAAATCCTTTTATAGGCATACTTGACTTATTTGCCTTTTCTTTAAGATATTTTAAATTTGGTTGATTATTTAATGGCTCAGGGCCAAGTTTATACATACCACTCATTTTTATGTAATCTTCGTTATCCCAAACTTCTAAAGTTCCAAATTTTCTTGAATCATAATATTTTAAATAATTTCCATCAGATAATTTAAATTGAAATCTTAAATGATTCTTATTATAAATATGAATTTCTTTAGAAGTTACACTTCATTTTCCTTCCATTCTTAGGTGACTTATTATCATCTTGTTTGGAAGTTGAAAAAGTAAATATTTACCATAATTAAATACTTTAATTATTTTTTGATTTATTATACTTTGCATAAATTCATTGAGCGAGTTTCTCCAAATCATTTTTGAAAAGAAACATTCGCCTTTAACTATATTTAAATTAGAAACTTTTTTATCTAAAAAGTTTGCAACAGTTCGTACTTCTGGTAATTCAGGCATATTTATCACTCCTTTATTATTTTAATTCAAATCAATTTTCTCCCTTAGAAGCGTTGACTTCAAGTTCTACCACTATCTCAGAAGGCTTTTTTCCAATAATCTTAGATAAATCTTTAAATGCTTTTTCCATATTTTTTGAAATTATATTTAATGCCTTTTCAGTTTCTTCATCATATATTTCAAAAATGATTTCATCGTGTATTTGAGCAACCATAAAACTTTTCATATTCTCAATAACAAACGATTTATATATATTGACCATTGCAACTTTTAATATATCAGCCGCTGTTCCTTGAATAGGCATGTTAACAGCAATTCTATTTCCAAAATTTTTAATAAGGAAATTTGCTGAAGCAAGTTCAGGAACTAGTCTTCTTCTATTTGCATATGTTGCAGCGTACCCATTTTCGCTGGCTTCTTTAATTAAAATATTTTTGTATGTTATTAGTTTAGGAAATGAATTATAGTAATCCTTAATAAAATTTTTTGCCTCTATAATTGAAATTTTTAAATCATTACTCAATCCAAAATCACTTAATCCATATATTATTCCAAAGTTAAAAACTTTTGCTATTCTTCTTTGTTCGCTTGAAACTTCTGAATCAACAGTAAGGTCAAATATTTTACGAGCTGCCTCTGTGTGTACATCTCTTTTATTTTTAAAAATTTCAATTAAAGTATCTTCTTGCCCTAACTGAGCTAAAACTCTAAGTTCAATTTGAGAATAATCAAAACTATAAAACTTGGTTTGATTACCACTTATAAAAATTTTACGAGCTTCTTTTTGTAATTCATCTTTAACTGAAATATTTTGAATATTTGGTTCAGATGAAGAAAGCCTTCCTGTGTTTGTTAATGTTTGGTTAAAAATAGTATGCACTTTATTATCTGCGAAAATAAATTTTTCAAATCCTCTTAAATAAGTAGAATATAACTTAGTTAATTTTCTATGTTCTAAAAGCAATGCAACTATTGGGTGTAAATAAATAATTTTTTCTAATGCTTCTCTGTCTGTACTTTGCTTTTTGTTTGATGGCAATCCTAATTGATCAAATAATAACTCTTTAATTTGTTTTGGAGAAGAAAAATTAAAGTTTTCTTCTATATCACCAGCTAATATCAATTTCATTTTAGCCTCTAGCTCTTCAATTTTATTTAAAGTTCTAGCAGTTTGTTTATCAAGCTCTAATTTATCAATTAAAATTCCTTTTTCTTCCATTTCAAATAAAACTTCAATAAGAGGGAATTCAATATTTTGATAAAGATTAAATTGATTGTTTTGTTTTAATTGTTCAATTATTGGAACAAAAGTCTCTTTTATAATTTGAGCTTTTTCAATTGTAAAGATTGCTTTCTTCTCAAATTCAATGCCTTTATTTAATTTTGCACCTTTTCCATAAATAATTTCATCTTCTTCTAAAAATAAATCAGTTTGCACTATGTTAATTAAATTTTGAATTCTTGAAGTTATATTTGGGTTTAAGACATATGCTGCAACCATTGCATCATAGGTAAAAGAATCATAAGCAAAATCAATTTCGTAATTCCTTAATAAGGTTGCTGTTCTTTTTAAATCATACGTTAACTTATTAAATTTTTTATTTAAAAAGAATTTTTCAAGTTCTGCATCATCTTTTAAATTCTCTAAATAAAAATTGCCATTTTCATTCAAAATAGCCATTCCTAAAATTTCACCTTTATGATAGTTTTCTTCTAAAGATTCTATATATATGAAGTTATCATTTAATGCTAAAGAATTATCTCACTCATTCAAAACTTTAAAATCTATTTTTTTTGTATTAGATTCTTCTGTTTTATTAATTAGACCTACTCTATTTGAAAGTCTTTTAATTAATGAAATCATTTCATATTTTTCTAAAAAGCTTACTAACCCACTTAAATTTAATTTTATTGATTCGAAATTTAAATTTTCAATTTCGACTTCACAATTTATGGTTGCAATTTCTTTACATAAAATAGCTGATTCTTTTCCATTAATTAATTTTTCTTGTAATTTCCCACCAATAGAGTTAATTTGCTCATATATTCCTTCTATTGTTTTAAACTCCTTTAAAAGTTTAATTGCTGTTTTTTCTCCAACACCTTCAACACCTTTTAAGTTATCAGATGGATCACCCATGAGTCCCTTTAAATCAACAACGTTCTCAGGAGAAACTTCTCATTTAATCAATAATTCTTCTTTACCAAAAAGTTCCAAATTTGATGTTCCTGTTTTAGGCAATAAAATTTTTGTCTTATCAGTTATAAGTTGAAACATATCTTTATCACTTGTTAATATTTCAACTTCATATTCTTCACAATTTGATTCAATAATTTTTGCCATTGTTCCTATTAAATCATCAGCTTCGTAATTTTCTTTTTCTCACCATGAAATATTTGCTGAATCTAAAAATTCTCTAACAATTTGAAACTGAGGAATCAAATCTTCAGGTGTTGCTGATCTACCTGCTTTATAGTTTTCTAACTTATCATGTCTAAAAGTCTTTTTTGACTTATCGAAAGCAACTTTGACATCAAAATAATCTCTTTCACTAATTAAACTAGTCAACATATTTGCAAAAGAATAAACTGCATTTGTTGGTATACCACTACTTGTTTTTAAAACCGATCCTGCATAAGCACTTGCATAATATGCTCTAAATAGTAATGAATTTCCATCTACTAATAAAATCTTTTTCATAAATCCCTCTTCTACTAAATTGGCTTAACTATTTTTTCTAGTATACCTGTTATTTTATTTTTATAAGTTTGCGTCTTAATGTTAAAAATATAATTCTTGTTAGTTAAAATATCGTATTGCATTGTTTCAAAGTTTGATGCAAATATTGTTAAATCAATTGTATCTGTTTCATCAAAAACAGTTATGAAAGCCATATCTTTTTTATTTTTATCTTTAATTATTTTTATTGAAGACACTTGTCCAATAATATTAATATTATTCATATTTCCCACTAACTTTAATATATCAATTGGTTTAAAATATGCATTTTCATTTTTTAATTTTGTAATCGGATTTGCTGAAATATAAAATCCAAAAACTTCCTTTTCATACATTGATTCTATTTCTTCATTCATTTCTTCAACAAACAAGTTTTCAATTTTAGTTTGTTTATCTAAGCTTAGATTTTCATTAAAAGCAATCATTGCACTAAAAATAAAATCTCTATTTAAAACCATTGTTAATTTGTTATATCCAAAGCAATCAAATCCTCCAGCCTTAGCTAGAAGTGTATAATTAGATTCATTTAATCCTTTATTTTTCATGTAATAGAAAAATGTATTTAATTCTTCAAACAAATCCTCATGTTCATCATATATTTTAATTAAAGAGTTAACAAAATCTCTACCTATACCTTTTATTAAAGTAAGAGGCATAAAAATTCTATTATTTAAAATGATGTAATTATCATTCATATATTTTACAGAAGGTTTAATTACTTCAATTCCAAACTGTTTAACTTCTTTAATATACTTACTTGTTTTATTGGGATTACCCATTGCTCCATTTAAAAGCGCTGTGTAAAACTCTGCTGGATAATGTGCTTTAAATCAAGCCAATCAGTATCCAATATATGAATATGCTATAGCATGAGATTTATTAAAACCATACATTGCAAATTTTTCAATTCAATTTCAAATAGAAGTTGCCTTGTCTTCTGAATAATTGTTTATGATTGCATTTGCAATAAATTCTTCCTTTACTTGCAACATATAAGCTATTTGTTTTTTACCCATTGCTCTTCTAACAATATCTGATTTAGCTAGTGAAAAACCAGCAACTTTTTGAAGAATTTGTATTACTTGTTCTTGATAAACAATAACCCCATAAGTTGGCAGTAAAATATCTGCCAAACTTTTATCAACAAGAGACACCCTTTTTGTATTCTTATTGTTTATATACTCTGGTATCATCTCTTGCGGTCCTGGTCTATACAAAGATGACGCTGCAGAAATATCACTAATGCTATTTACTTTCATATCAATAATTAAATTAGTCATACCTGGAGATTCAAGTTGAAAAATACCAGTTGTATTACCTTGTTTTAAAATATCAAAAGTCTTTTGATCATTTACATCTATTTGAGATAATTTTATTTCCTTATTATGATTTATTTTTACCAAATCTATTATTTCTTTCAAAGTTGTCAAATTTCTTAAACCTAACAAATCCATTTTGATTAAGCCAATATCTTCTAAATAATTCATATCAAATTGAGTTTGATAAATTCCATTTAGACCTTGTCTAATAGGTAAAACTTTTCTCAAGTCAACGTCACTAATAATAATTCCTGCTGCATGAGTTCCGGTTTGTCTAGGGCAACCCATTAGTTTATTTGTTAAGCTAAAAATAGCTTTAAATTCTTCTTTTTCGCTATATTCTTTAATCAATCTTTGCGTTTTTAGAATATCTGTAAAATCTAAATAATCTTCATTTAAAGATTTAGTAATTAAATTAACAATTTCTAAATCAATTTCATATACTCTGCATGCATCTCTAAATGCAGATTTAAATGCAATTGTTTGATAAGTAACAATTGTTGCAACATTATATTTTCCATATTTTTCAAATAAATATTCAATTACTTCGTCTCTTCTATTATCTTGAAAATCAATATCTATATCAGGCATTGTTACACGCTCAGGATTTAAAAATCTTTCAAAAAGTAAGTTATATTCTATTGGATCAACTGTTGTTATTCTCAGTAAAAATGAAACTAAACTTCCTGCTGCGCTTCCTCTCCCTGGCCCAACTATTATGTCATTTCTTCTTGCATATGCTACATAATCATGAACAATTAAAAAATAATCAGCAAAACCTGTTTGTTCTATTATTTCTAATTCTTTATTTAATCTTTCATAATATTTTTGTGAAACTGGTTGTCGTTTAACATTAATAAAATAATGCTTCAATCCATTCAGGCATTTTTGTTTTAAATACGAAAAACTTGGGATATTATCTGGAGCAGTAAATTTTGCCATATGCTTTTCTTCACTATCAAAAATATTTAAATTTACTTTTTCACTTATTTCATTTGAAATCTTCAAAGTTTCAGGATAAATTTCTAAAATATCTTCTGCTAATGGGTAAGATTCATCAATCTTATAAGCTTCATTTGCTTGAGTTATGTTTAAACCATTTTTTAAAGCAAAGACACCCTTATAATGTTCTTGTTCATTATTTGAAATATATCTAATGTTATTAAAGAAAAAATTAACACTATTAGTGTTATAAATCTCTGCAGTATTAAAATAAATTTGATGCTCTTCTGTAAGATTAGTTATAACAATCATATTTTGATCTAGTTTAGATTGTAATAATTCTAATATTTGTAGTTCACTTAAAATAAAGTCGTTATTCATTTCAGAAGATATGAAACATACATCTTGATATGATTTCTTGTTTTTAGGAATTAATGTTATTATTTTTTTATTTTCTAGCTCAATTGATAAACCTATTATTGGCTTAATATTTTGACTAGATGCTTTTTTAAAAAATTCAGCTACCCCAAACATAGTTTTATTTTCACAATAAAATAAATATTCTAACTTTTCTTTTTTTGCAAAAGAAATGTAGTCATCAATTTTAATTAATGACTCTTGAAAATTATAAACACTACGTATATTTACTAAGGGTATAAAATTTGACATTAATCCTCCTTTTTAATTTCTTCTATAAATTCTCCGTTTTGAAATACAAATTTTTGAATTTTGTTTTCCATTGTGAAATCTAAAATTTCATTTCATAATATTGCATTTTCTTGTTGATCAGCCATTCATCTTTTTGGCTTTGTCACTGGTTGTTTTGGAACAAACATTGAACAAACATCATCAAAAGGTAAAATTGAAGTTTCATAGGATTTTATAAATTTTGATATTAATATAATTTCTTCCTTATCAAAAGTCAACACAGGTCTTAGAATTGGTAAATCACTTGTTGAGTTAATCACATCAATACTTTGAATTGTTTGAGATGCAACTTGACCTAGACTTTCACCAGTTATTAATGCTTCTTGGCCATTTGCTTTTGCCAAAATATTAGCTATTCTCATAAACATTCTTCTCATTATAGTAATTTTGTAACTTTCATCAGGCATATGTTGTAATTCTTGCAATAATAGAGAAAAATCACAAACATAAAGGTTAAATTTTTTTGAATTATATTTAGATACAATTTTTGCTAATTCAAAAACTTTATTTAATGCTTCAGGTGAAGTGTGAGGCGGAGTCATAAAATGAATAAAGTCAACACGCATTCCTCTTTTCATAGTTAGAAATGATGCAACAGGTGAATCAATTCCACCGCTTAACAAAGAAAGGCCTTTCCCACTAACACCAACTGGCAATCCTTTTAAACCTTCAATTCTTTTTGAAAATATTTGAATACCATCTTTTTTAATAACAATTTCTATTTTTAAATCTGGATTGTGTACGTCAACAATTAAATCACCAACCGCTTTTAATACCATTGGTGCTAGTACAAGTTTTAATTCTGCACTCGTCATTAAGAAACTTTTATCTTTTCTTGTCACTTCCAATTTAAAACGCTTAAATTCAGATGCTTTTGCTATTTCTATAACTTTTTCAGCAACAGCTTCAACATTTTTTTCGCATTTTTCAATAACTGATAATGAGTAAATACCAAAAACTGTTTTTAATTCATCTAATATTTCATCTAATATTTCACTAGCAACGTCTATAACCAAAGAATTGTTATCTTTTATATATTTAATCTTTGATTGATCAAATCTTTTTAATTTAAATTTTATATTGTCCAAAAGTTTACTAATAAACATATGCTTATTATTTCCTTTTAATGTTAATTCGCCATATCTTACTAAAATACTTTTCATTTTTACCTAATTTCTATTTCTAACTTACTGAAACATTTTGAGATGTTAATTTATTTAAAATTAAAATATTGTCTCTTAAACAGTCTTCATAATTTTCTGCCTCAAACTCTGCTAAACACAAAGCTATTTGATCATCAATAGATTTAATTCCACCAAATCTATTTAAATATGATAAAGACATTTCAGCCAATTTGGCCAAGTAAATTGCTGATGCCATTTCGTTTCTTAACATAGCAAAATTTATAATTTCTGAGTCCAAGAAATTTATCATTAGATTATAATTTTCTCTATTATAAAAAATTTCAGGTTCTTGCTTTAATTCTTTTTCAGCTCTATTAAGTTTATTAAAACCTTCATTAATTTGTTTTTCGTATGTCTTTAAAATTGATATCTCTGAATTCTTAACAATCATTACTTCCATTATAGAAAGAATTTTTTTAAAACTTATATTTCTAGAATCAATTTCATTTATAATATTTTCTTTTGTTGTTAGTTCACTTCTAATAACTCTTAAATTTTCAAAAGACATAAAAATTTTTGAAAAAATGTCCATTAAAAGGCTTCCCTGTTTTGCATAATTTAATTTTTGGACTGAAGTTTTTCTTAAATCAAACTCAATCAATAAACTATTATATTTAGTTTGAATATCCTTAATTGTGTGTTCAACATTTAACATTTTTGATTTTATTAAATTTATATTTTTTGCAAAGCCAAATCCTTCATTTAAAGACATTGTGTCTTTAATTAAAATAACTTCATTAGACAAGCCTGAAAAAGCATTATTTATATTAATTTTACTTGTTTCAACAAAGCCTATAATTAACATTTCATATCTCATATTTTTTTCAAAATCTTTAATCTGATCTAAAATACTTTTTGAAGTTTCATATGCTTTTTCAAAATTTAAAGAATAAATATTACTTTTTATATTTTTTATCATATTTGAGTAAACATTAAATAGTGATGAAAATTGTGAGGATTTATTCGTTTTTTCAAGTTCATTTCTACCTCAATTTTGTAAAATACTTACTCTTATTTCTTCCATTTTAGAAGTTAATTGATAATCTGTTAAGTACAACATTTTTTCAGTATGATCAATGATTTGAATTAAATTTGCAATTATTTCGTATGCTTCTTTTAAACTTGAAACAGCTTCATTATATTTAGCAGACTCAATTTGTAAATTAGCAGACTCAATATAAAGTTTTAAATTTTGAATATATTTACTATTTAAAGTTTTAGGGCCCCAAATATCATTTGAATCTTTTCTAGTTTTAATTAGAGTTAAAACATTATTTGTTTCTTCAATAACA
This window of the Mesoplasma chauliocola genome carries:
- a CDS encoding phosphoglycerate kinase — its product is MNYNTKKTLKDINVKGKKVLVRVDFNVPLKDGVITDDNRIQAALPTIKYLIENDAKVILFSHLSRIKSEDDKKTKSLAPVAKRLEEVLGQSVQFVNQTRGIELENAINALSDKQVLLFENTRFEDVKNGEVVKAESKNAPELGKYWASLGEIFINDAFGTAHRAHASNVGIASNISESALGFLVQSEIEMLGKGIDAPERPFVAILGGAKVSDKIGVIDNLLSKVDKILIGGGMTYTFHKAMGLEIGNSLLEADKVELAKEYLEKANGKIILPVDSLCAPEYADVEPTLCGENVPAGMMGLDIGPKTIEMYQKALANAKTVVWNGPMGVSEFENFKAGTVAVCEAAAKRKADGGFTLIGGGDSAAAAIKLGFKEEFSWISTGGGASLEYMEGKELPGISAIQNK
- the gap gene encoding type I glyceraldehyde-3-phosphate dehydrogenase, which gives rise to MSKKVAINGFGRIGRLTFRQLFNQGVEIVAVNDLTDTKTLAYLLEFDSAQGKFQEGKISYTENSIIVDGKEVKIFAERNAADLPWGKLGIDLVIESTGFYTDKEKASAHLTAGAKKVIISAPATGEMKTIVYGVNHKNLTSEDVIISGASCTTNCLSPVAKIIDEEFGIVKGKMVTVHAVTNDQKLLDLPHGDLRRGRAAAWNIVPSTTGAAKAVSLVLPNLKGKLDGYALRVPTITGSITDVTLQLSKKTTVEEINAKVEARIKGDADLSKALKFNTQQIVSGDTIGSSFGSIFDATLTKITEVNGEQLVTVCAWYDNESSYVSQLVRTTVYFMGL
- a CDS encoding DnaA ATPase domain-containing protein, producing the protein MNIQVLKENKVIQNLINQNADSDNPITDEVLQNNFISLLEFIMDYTECEKGPLKKCNQRIRGRQLNLTYKNSNFYLSSSHCLHFEYENRNQNIKNNYIYKDFSVDEYPKTIKDYINGLKTEGFFTDEEIKERDLLINNAGKQILRYIEVKNNIDRENIKGVYIYGNPGIGKTTIMKTLANEAAKREQKVFFCTAAELIEKYKEQFSNNGFGNVKYMDQMKKCDILFIDDFAGEMTSLWTRDNLWFGILNYRMNRKKLTFISSNFTKEELNKVYLIEKQPKDLEVKKIARLKERISTLTSFYALSGTETKRQ
- a CDS encoding DnaD domain protein, which gives rise to MNILNRKYLIYWNKELAKEDHEVLFNLYQPIIGASAIGLYNTLIMESNWSKKLNSSPFTLERIALMTSSSEKQLKKNLGKLTKLKLIRCLKSKKSGNMVIVISSPLSPSQFFQNETIKNWLLRKIGEENFELANIQFKNKEFKINDLDYEIEDLFENNDDNDFDFVDLDSIVETARKEIYLCDQNLNLDDLQRMLYKSGVMIEINESVKSNLDALLMQKEFNEEFIFELMKENYRKSLNEINWISLSKDFKAILKEQTLNKANIELSESDLNIINSFNSTEWTSFYFQCMGIEADDKISEIINSLKVKYNLSDGILNCLISYSYLKNNKRFIYNYVVKIIESIKEKQITTTKELYTYLKKASKKQVKGFENNVERTKSIFKEQKNEFIMEANINIEW
- the mutM gene encoding DNA-formamidopyrimidine glycosylase; the protein is MPELPEVRTVANFLDKKVSNLNIVKGECFFSKMIWRNSLNEFMQSIINQKIIKVFNYGKYLLFQLPNKMIISHLRMEGKWSVTSKEIHIYNKNHLRFQFKLSDGNYLKYYDSRKFGTLEVWDNEDYIKMSGMYKLGPEPLNNQPNLKYLKEKANKSSMPIKGFILDQTVLCGIGNIYANEILFASKINPERATKTLSDEELSSVIKYSNKILEKSIKLKGTSIHSYKSGNGETGQFQHELKVHLRKDEPCFKCGTLIAKKQVAGRGTFYCPECQR